A stretch of Vigna angularis cultivar LongXiaoDou No.4 chromosome 4, ASM1680809v1, whole genome shotgun sequence DNA encodes these proteins:
- the LOC108330309 gene encoding uncharacterized protein LOC108330309, with protein sequence MTLQLADRSLKYSCGVVEDVLVKVDKFLFSVDFVIMEMEKDVNVPLILGRPFMNTARVLIDVKNGKLKVRVQDEEVNFDVFEAMSHPNYGRACFHLDALDEVCMIKEKFVRCPSPLEKALIDVCEEVNDEEEELIEECLTNLDALK encoded by the coding sequence ATGACTCTCCAATTAGCAGATAGATCCTTGAAATACTCTTGTGGGGTGGTTGAAGATGTACTAGTAAAAGTGGACAAATTTCTATTTTCGGTGGATTTTGTTATTATGGAGATGGAGAAGGATGTAAATGtgcctcttattcttgggagaccttttatgaacaCTGCCAGAGTCTTAATTGATGTGAAAAATGGAAAACTCAAGGTGAGAgtacaagatgaagaagtgaattttgatgTGTTTGAAGCTATGTCTCATCCAAATTATGGTAGGGCATGTTTCCATCTTGACGCACTTGATGAAGTATgtatgataaaagaaaagtttgtaCGTTGTCCTTCTCCTTTAGAGAAAGCGCTCATTGATGTGTGTGAAGAGGTGAATGACGAGGAAGAGGAACTAATTGAGGAGTGCTTGACTAACTTGGATGCATTAAAATAA